From Nguyenibacter vanlangensis, one genomic window encodes:
- the trbB gene encoding P-type conjugative transfer ATPase TrbB, protein MLRTALGPAIAGHLDDPSIAEVMLNPDGRLWIDRLAGGMEDTGTRITPADAERIVRLVAHHVGAEVHPGSPRVSAELPGSGERFEGLVPPVVAAPCFAIRRPAIAVFSLDDYVASGIMTAAQAAFLRRAVAERKNILVAGGTSTGKTTLVNALLAEIAQTGDRVVLIEDTRELQCAAPNLVALRTRDGAASLSDLVRSSLRLRPDRIPIGEVRGAEALDLLKAWGTGHPGGVGTLHAGSAIGALRRLEQLIQEAVVTVPRALIAETIDVIAVLSGRGNARRLAELATVGGLAPDGDYILASAGDPS, encoded by the coding sequence ATGCTGCGCACCGCCCTCGGCCCGGCAATTGCCGGGCATCTCGATGATCCGTCGATCGCCGAGGTGATGCTCAATCCCGATGGTCGACTGTGGATCGACCGGCTGGCCGGCGGGATGGAGGACACCGGCACCCGGATCACGCCCGCCGACGCCGAGCGGATCGTCCGCCTGGTCGCCCACCATGTCGGGGCCGAGGTCCATCCGGGCAGTCCGCGTGTCTCCGCCGAGCTGCCGGGAAGCGGGGAGCGGTTCGAGGGGCTGGTGCCGCCAGTAGTGGCCGCGCCCTGCTTCGCGATCCGGCGCCCGGCCATCGCGGTGTTCTCGCTCGACGATTACGTGGCGTCCGGGATCATGACCGCCGCACAGGCCGCGTTTCTGCGCCGCGCCGTCGCCGAGCGGAAGAACATCCTGGTTGCCGGCGGCACCTCCACCGGCAAGACCACACTGGTCAATGCCCTGCTGGCCGAGATCGCGCAGACTGGCGACCGGGTGGTGCTGATCGAGGACACCCGCGAATTGCAATGCGCGGCCCCCAATCTGGTCGCCCTGCGCACCAGGGACGGTGCAGCCTCGCTCTCCGACCTGGTGCGCTCTTCGCTGCGCCTGCGTCCCGACCGGATTCCGATCGGCGAGGTGCGCGGCGCCGAGGCGCTGGACCTGCTCAAGGCCTGGGGCACCGGCCATCCCGGCGGCGTCGGCACCCTGCATGCGGGTTCGGCGATCGGCGCCCTGCGTCGGCTGGAGCAGCTGATCCAGGAAGCCGTCGTCACCGTGCCGCGCGCCCTGATCGCCGAGACCATCGACGTGATCGCGGTGCTGTCCGGGCGCGGCAACGCACGTCGGCTGGCCGAACTCGCCACCGTCGGGGGCCTGGCCCCGGACGGGGACTACATCCTCGCATCCGCCGGAGATCCGTCATGA
- the trbF gene encoding conjugal transfer protein TrbF — translation MFRRPTMRFGNTPEPETPYHKAGQVWDDRIGSARVQARNWRLAFFGCLALSGGLGAGLVWQSLRGTITPWVVQIDHLGQAQAVGPATAAYRPTDPQIAWYLARFISEVRGIPADPVVLRQNWLDAYNYVTDRGALALNDYARTSDPFSRIGKMQVAVEIASVIRASDDSFRVEWIERRYVDGALAATERWSAILTIVVTTPTDAERLRKNPLGIYIHALNWSRELG, via the coding sequence ATGTTCCGCCGCCCCACCATGCGTTTCGGCAACACACCGGAGCCCGAGACGCCCTATCACAAGGCCGGTCAGGTCTGGGACGACCGCATCGGCTCAGCCCGTGTCCAGGCGCGCAACTGGCGGCTGGCCTTCTTCGGCTGTCTCGCTTTGAGCGGCGGCCTGGGCGCCGGGCTGGTCTGGCAGTCGCTGCGCGGCACCATCACTCCCTGGGTGGTGCAGATCGACCATCTCGGCCAGGCGCAGGCCGTCGGTCCGGCGACCGCTGCCTATCGGCCGACCGATCCGCAGATCGCTTGGTATCTGGCGCGCTTCATCTCCGAGGTGCGCGGCATTCCGGCCGATCCGGTGGTGCTGCGCCAGAACTGGCTCGACGCCTATAACTACGTCACCGATCGCGGCGCTCTGGCCCTGAACGATTATGCCCGCACCAGCGACCCGTTCAGCCGAATCGGCAAGATGCAGGTGGCGGTCGAGATCGCCAGCGTCATCCGCGCCTCCGACGACAGCTTCCGGGTGGAATGGATCGAGCGCCGTTATGTCGACGGTGCGCTGGCCGCCACCGAGCGCTGGAGCGCGATCCTGACCATCGTCGTCACTACCCCCACCGATGCCGAGCGGCTGCGCAAGAACCCGCTCGGCATCTACATCCACGCCCTCAACTGGTCCAGGGAACTCGGCTGA
- a CDS encoding VirB3 family type IV secretion system protein: protein MEPDTIPGFTAPVHRALIEPILLGGAPRAVAIVNGTLSAAVGLGLRLWIAGGIFWLVGHLAAVWAAKRDPAFVDVVRRHLRYPTHLVG, encoded by the coding sequence ATGGAACCGGACACCATCCCCGGCTTCACTGCCCCGGTGCATCGCGCCCTGATCGAGCCGATCCTGCTCGGCGGGGCGCCGCGCGCGGTGGCGATCGTCAACGGCACGCTGTCGGCGGCAGTCGGCCTCGGGCTGCGGCTGTGGATCGCCGGCGGGATCTTCTGGCTGGTCGGCCATCTCGCCGCGGTCTGGGCGGCCAAGCGGGATCCCGCGTTCGTCGACGTGGTGCGGCGGCATCTGCGCTATCCCACCCATCTGGTCGGGTGA
- the trbE gene encoding conjugal transfer protein TrbE: MLNLAEYRHRRDRLADFLPWAVLVAGGVVLNKDGAFQRTARFRGPDLESSTASELVAITSRLNNALRRLGSGWAIFVEAQRRQARGYPASPFPDPASELVDAERRAQFEEEGAHYESRYFLTLVWLPPADDAARAEAWLYENRASGGSEWQAVVAGFIDQTDRVMALLDGFMPEADWLDDGETLTYLHSCISTRMQRVRVPEIPMHLDAILVDEELTGGLEPRLGDAHLRTLTVTGFPTQTWPGLLDELNRLAFPYRWSTRAICLDRTDATKVLGRIRRQWFAKRKSIMAILKEVMTNEASVLLDSDAANKAADADAALQELGTDQVGQAYVTATVTVWDEDPTAAADRLRLVEKTIQGRDFTCMRETVNALEAWFGSLPGHVYANVRQPCVSTLNLAHMIPLSAVWAGPERDGHFDAPPLFYARTEGSTPFRFALHVGDVGHTLIAGPTGAGKSVLLAFMAMQFRRYAGARIFAFDFGGSIRAATLAMGGDWHDLGGALAQDGNDPVALQPLARVDEPGDRAWAAEWVASLLEREGVTVAPDLKEHLWSALTSLGSAPVAERTITGLSALLQSLALKQALQPYCVGGPWGQLLDAEHERLGVADIQAFEIEGLIGSGAASAVLSYLFHRIEDRFDGSPTLLIIDEGWLALDDRAFAGQLREWLKTLRKKNASVIFATQSLADIDASPIAPALIESCPTRVFLPNDRALEPQITAIYRRFGLNDRQIEILSRATPKRDYYCQSRRGNRLFDLGLSEVALAFTAASSPDDQVAIDRIFARHGRDGFAAAWLTHRGVDWAIEMLRPGEGS; this comes from the coding sequence ATGCTGAACCTCGCCGAATACCGCCATCGCCGCGACCGGCTGGCCGATTTCCTGCCCTGGGCGGTGCTGGTCGCCGGGGGCGTGGTGCTGAACAAGGACGGTGCCTTCCAGCGCACCGCGCGCTTTCGTGGTCCAGACCTGGAGTCCTCGACCGCGTCCGAACTGGTCGCCATCACGTCCCGGCTGAATAATGCCTTGCGCCGGCTCGGTTCCGGCTGGGCCATTTTTGTCGAGGCGCAGCGTCGGCAAGCACGCGGCTATCCCGCCAGCCCATTCCCGGATCCGGCCTCCGAACTGGTCGACGCCGAGCGCCGCGCGCAGTTCGAGGAAGAGGGCGCGCATTACGAGAGCCGCTATTTCCTGACCCTGGTCTGGCTGCCACCGGCGGACGATGCGGCCCGCGCGGAAGCCTGGCTCTATGAGAACCGCGCCAGTGGCGGCTCCGAGTGGCAGGCCGTGGTCGCAGGTTTCATCGACCAGACTGACCGGGTAATGGCGTTGCTCGACGGCTTCATGCCGGAGGCCGACTGGCTCGATGACGGCGAAACCCTGACCTATCTCCATTCCTGCATCTCCACGCGCATGCAGCGGGTGCGGGTGCCGGAAATCCCGATGCACCTCGATGCGATCCTGGTCGATGAGGAACTGACTGGCGGCCTGGAACCCCGCCTGGGCGATGCCCACCTGCGCACGCTCACCGTCACCGGCTTCCCGACCCAGACCTGGCCCGGCCTGCTGGATGAACTGAACCGGCTGGCCTTTCCCTATCGCTGGTCGACGCGGGCGATCTGCCTCGACCGCACCGATGCCACGAAAGTACTGGGCCGGATCCGGCGACAGTGGTTCGCCAAGCGCAAATCCATCATGGCTATCCTCAAGGAGGTGATGACCAATGAGGCGTCGGTGCTGCTCGATTCCGATGCCGCCAACAAGGCGGCCGACGCCGATGCCGCCCTGCAGGAACTCGGCACCGACCAGGTCGGGCAAGCCTATGTCACCGCCACCGTCACGGTATGGGACGAGGATCCGACCGCCGCCGCCGACCGGCTGCGGCTGGTGGAGAAGACCATCCAGGGTCGCGACTTCACCTGCATGCGTGAGACGGTGAACGCGCTCGAGGCCTGGTTCGGCAGCCTGCCGGGTCATGTCTACGCCAATGTCCGCCAGCCCTGTGTCTCGACCCTGAATCTCGCGCATATGATTCCGCTCTCCGCCGTATGGGCCGGGCCGGAGCGGGACGGGCATTTTGACGCTCCGCCGCTGTTCTATGCCCGTACCGAGGGTTCGACCCCGTTCCGCTTCGCGCTGCATGTCGGCGATGTCGGCCACACGCTGATCGCCGGGCCGACGGGTGCCGGCAAGTCCGTGCTGCTGGCCTTCATGGCGATGCAGTTCCGTCGCTATGCCGGCGCCCGGATCTTCGCCTTCGATTTCGGTGGCTCGATCCGTGCGGCAACGCTGGCGATGGGTGGCGACTGGCATGATCTCGGTGGCGCGCTGGCACAGGATGGCAACGACCCTGTCGCGTTGCAGCCGCTGGCGCGGGTCGACGAGCCGGGTGATCGGGCCTGGGCGGCGGAATGGGTCGCGAGCCTGCTGGAGCGCGAGGGCGTCACCGTCGCCCCCGACCTCAAGGAGCATCTGTGGTCGGCGTTGACCTCGCTGGGTTCGGCCCCGGTCGCGGAACGCACCATTACCGGCCTGTCGGCGCTGCTCCAGTCACTGGCGCTGAAGCAGGCGCTCCAACCTTATTGTGTCGGCGGTCCGTGGGGACAGTTGCTCGACGCTGAACATGAGCGTCTTGGTGTCGCCGATATCCAGGCCTTCGAGATCGAGGGTCTGATCGGTTCGGGTGCCGCGTCCGCCGTGCTGTCCTATCTGTTCCACCGCATCGAAGATCGCTTCGACGGCAGCCCGACGTTGCTGATCATCGACGAGGGCTGGCTGGCGCTGGATGATCGCGCCTTCGCCGGGCAACTCCGGGAATGGCTGAAGACGCTGCGCAAGAAGAACGCCTCCGTCATCTTCGCCACCCAGTCGCTGGCCGATATCGACGCCAGTCCGATCGCACCGGCCCTGATCGAAAGCTGCCCGACGCGGGTGTTCCTGCCCAATGACCGGGCGCTGGAGCCGCAGATCACCGCCATCTATCGCCGGTTCGGGTTGAACGACCGCCAGATCGAGATCCTCAGCCGGGCCACGCCCAAGCGCGACTATTACTGCCAGTCCCGGCGGGGCAACCGGCTGTTCGATCTCGGCCTGTCTGAGGTGGCGCTGGCCTTCACCGCCGCGTCGTCGCCCGACGACCAGGTCGCGATCGACCGGATCTTCGCCCGGCACGGCCGTGATGGTTTTGCGGCCGCGTGGCTGACGCACAGGGGCGTGGACTGGGCGATCGAAATGCTCAGGCCGGGAGAGGGATCATGA
- the trbG gene encoding P-type conjugative transfer protein TrbG — protein sequence MRTLNTIAPFLILLAPLAACSSWKPPAIRYDDTPRPAVLMPEPPKPVQVVALPEPLPLPGQLKPIPYRHAAPEPTDPHQRVERANSAARIQPTRAGYLNAIQVYPFSEGALYQLYAAPGEITDIALQPGEKLVGSGPVAAGDTVRWIIGGTESGAGAGTRIHILLKPTRPDLATNLVINTNRRTYHLELRSDEWTYMASVSWDYPQDQIVALRGQDRDADLAASVVTGVDLDALNFRYRVEGDEAPWRPLRAFDDGRQVIIEFPTGIAQGEMPPLWVIGPQGDGQLVNYRVRGNRMIVDRLFAAAELRLGAKHQQVVRIVRTDGTRRS from the coding sequence ATGCGCACCCTCAACACCATCGCGCCGTTCTTGATCCTGCTGGCGCCGCTTGCGGCCTGCTCCTCATGGAAGCCGCCTGCCATCAGATACGACGATACGCCCAGGCCGGCGGTCCTGATGCCCGAGCCGCCCAAGCCGGTGCAGGTGGTGGCGCTGCCAGAGCCTCTGCCGCTGCCGGGACAGCTCAAGCCGATCCCATACCGCCACGCGGCGCCGGAACCGACGGATCCCCATCAGCGGGTCGAGCGCGCCAACAGTGCGGCACGGATCCAGCCGACGCGGGCCGGCTATCTCAATGCGATCCAGGTCTATCCGTTCTCCGAGGGCGCGCTCTATCAGCTCTACGCGGCGCCGGGGGAGATCACCGATATCGCGCTGCAGCCCGGCGAAAAGCTGGTCGGCTCCGGTCCGGTCGCTGCCGGCGATACCGTACGCTGGATTATCGGCGGCACCGAGAGCGGGGCAGGGGCGGGCACGCGGATTCATATCCTGCTCAAGCCGACCCGCCCGGACCTGGCCACCAACCTGGTCATCAATACCAACCGGCGGACCTATCATCTGGAACTGCGCTCCGATGAGTGGACCTATATGGCCTCGGTGTCCTGGGACTATCCGCAGGACCAGATTGTCGCCCTGCGCGGCCAGGATCGTGACGCGGATCTCGCGGCTTCGGTCGTGACCGGTGTCGATCTCGACGCGCTGAATTTCCGCTACCGGGTCGAGGGCGACGAGGCGCCGTGGCGCCCATTGCGGGCATTCGATGACGGGCGGCAGGTCATCATCGAGTTTCCCACTGGCATTGCCCAGGGCGAGATGCCGCCATTGTGGGTGATCGGCCCGCAGGGCGACGGCCAGTTGGTGAACTACCGGGTGCGCGGCAATCGGATGATCGTCGATCGCCTGTTTGCCGCCGCCGAACTGCGGCTGGGGGCGAAGCATCAGCAGGTCGTGCGCATTGTCCGCACCGACGGGACGCGGCGGTCATGA
- the trbJ gene encoding P-type conjugative transfer protein TrbJ — translation MKNTQTMKTAFLFGAVLVLPFSVSSPAQAQWAVYDGAAHVQTVLIAARELQQVNQQAQSLLNEATMLENQARNLANLPLSVLAPLEQSIQQTEQIVGQAQGLSYNLTSIDQAFTQTYPQALASPSSAAQMTADAQTRWQNARGAYQDGLRVQTGAVENLEATRSQIDSLVTSSQAATGALQAAQSGNQLAALQTRQLADLTAVVTAMGRAQALEGARQVESEEQGRAQLTNFLNYGTGYTPGTAQMFH, via the coding sequence ATGAAAAACACGCAGACAATGAAAACGGCTTTCCTATTTGGCGCTGTCCTGGTGCTGCCGTTTTCTGTGAGCAGCCCGGCCCAGGCGCAATGGGCGGTCTATGACGGTGCGGCCCATGTCCAGACGGTGCTGATCGCGGCGCGGGAATTGCAGCAGGTCAACCAGCAGGCGCAGAGCCTGCTCAATGAGGCGACCATGCTGGAGAACCAGGCCCGCAACCTCGCCAATCTGCCGCTCTCGGTGCTGGCTCCCTTGGAGCAATCAATCCAGCAGACCGAGCAGATCGTCGGCCAGGCGCAGGGGCTCTCCTATAACCTGACCAGCATCGATCAGGCCTTCACCCAGACCTATCCGCAGGCGCTGGCGAGCCCGAGTTCGGCGGCGCAGATGACCGCCGACGCCCAGACGCGATGGCAGAACGCGCGGGGCGCCTATCAGGACGGGCTGCGCGTGCAGACCGGGGCGGTGGAGAATCTCGAGGCCACGCGCAGCCAGATCGACAGTCTGGTCACCTCGAGCCAGGCGGCCACCGGCGCCTTGCAGGCCGCGCAATCGGGGAACCAGCTTGCCGCGCTGCAGACGCGCCAGCTTGCCGATCTCACCGCGGTCGTCACGGCGATGGGCCGCGCCCAGGCGCTGGAAGGCGCGCGTCAGGTCGAGAGCGAGGAGCAGGGCAGGGCACAACTGACGAATTTCCTCAATTACGGTACCGGCTACACGCCTGGCACCGCGCAGATGTTCCACTGA
- a CDS encoding TrbI/VirB10 family protein, with protein MSESAGNGGTETPGAAVRPPGEMRLRATRPPVTRLSRKVILGLSVIAVGSIGGALYLALKPVPPKSNAELYNTGSRTTPDGLANLPGDYSHPPRLGPPLPGDLGGPLLRAGVSAPGMATPAAPADPEKQRIAQEQEAARVSHLFTQTQMGRDVATPAAAGATAAQSSGAPADRKQAFLDGPVDHRTVSAERLTPAASPYVLQAGSIIPGALITGIRSDLPGEVTAQVTENVYDSPTGHILLIPQGAKLIGRYDSQIAYGQTRVLLVWTRLMRGTTDSIVLENEPAADAAGYAGLQDQTDNHWGEVFKAALVSTILSVGSEADISGGNGIAQALRTGGSQGFNQIGEQIVGRSLNIQPTNIIRPGFPVRVMVHRDLVLTPYGQEVSR; from the coding sequence ATGAGCGAAAGCGCCGGAAATGGCGGCACCGAAACGCCAGGGGCCGCCGTCAGGCCGCCGGGCGAGATGCGGCTGCGGGCAACCCGGCCGCCGGTCACGCGGCTGTCGCGCAAGGTGATTCTCGGCCTGTCGGTCATCGCCGTGGGCAGCATCGGCGGCGCGCTTTATCTGGCGCTGAAGCCAGTGCCACCGAAGAGCAACGCCGAACTCTACAATACCGGCAGTCGCACCACGCCCGACGGGTTGGCCAATCTGCCGGGAGACTATAGCCATCCGCCGCGCCTCGGACCGCCGTTGCCCGGCGACCTTGGAGGGCCGTTGCTACGGGCGGGTGTGAGCGCGCCCGGTATGGCGACACCGGCGGCACCGGCCGACCCGGAAAAGCAGCGCATCGCCCAGGAGCAGGAAGCGGCGCGGGTCAGCCATCTGTTCACCCAGACACAGATGGGTCGGGATGTTGCGACGCCGGCGGCAGCGGGCGCGACCGCGGCCCAGTCCAGCGGCGCTCCTGCCGATCGCAAGCAGGCATTCCTCGACGGCCCGGTCGATCACCGCACCGTCAGCGCCGAGCGTCTGACGCCGGCTGCCAGCCCTTACGTGCTCCAGGCGGGCTCGATCATACCCGGTGCGCTGATCACCGGTATCCGTTCGGACCTGCCGGGCGAGGTCACCGCCCAGGTGACGGAGAACGTCTATGACTCTCCGACCGGGCATATCCTGCTGATCCCGCAGGGAGCGAAGCTGATCGGCCGCTATGATTCCCAGATCGCCTACGGGCAGACCCGTGTGCTGCTGGTCTGGACCCGGCTGATGCGCGGGACGACTGATTCGATCGTGCTGGAGAACGAACCGGCTGCGGATGCGGCCGGCTACGCCGGGTTGCAGGACCAGACCGACAACCATTGGGGCGAGGTGTTCAAGGCCGCTCTGGTCTCGACCATCCTTAGTGTGGGTTCCGAAGCGGATATTAGCGGCGGTAATGGCATTGCCCAGGCCCTGCGCACCGGCGGCTCGCAAGGCTTCAACCAGATTGGCGAGCAGATCGTCGGACGCTCGCTGAATATCCAGCCCACCAACATCATCCGGCCCGGCTTCCCGGTGCGGGTGATGGTGCATCGTGACCTGGTGCTCACCCCCTATGGACAGGAGGTTTCCCGATGA
- the trbL gene encoding P-type conjugative transfer protein TrbL, with amino-acid sequence MQQGTGVIDNFLAIFTQYIDSGFGLVQGDVHWLAGVLITIDITLAGLFWALAPDEDVLARLVRKTLFIGLFAFIIGNFNGLARIIYESFAGLGIEAGGGHLTQAQLLQPGRLAQVGIDAGKPILTSISSLVGFVAIFNNAIQIAVLLIAWLIVVISFFVMAIQLFVALIEFKLTTLAGFVLVPFGLFGRTAFLAEKVLGNVVSSGIKVLMLAVIVGIGSTVFGQFTSGFNNPPTINDALTLILASLTLLGLTVFGPALANGLIAGGPQLGAGSAVATAAGVVGAGVAAASGAGLAVGAAAAAVRGGAFVAGGTTAAYRAGGAAGVARTGLSAAASPLRRAAASVRTSYQAGGAAATGGAGGATASGAGGGGAGAAGKPPAWASRMQRNNRIKGGADAAAQAIKGGDRPSGGHDVDLSEGE; translated from the coding sequence ATGCAGCAGGGCACCGGCGTCATCGACAATTTCCTTGCCATCTTCACCCAGTATATCGATTCCGGCTTCGGTCTGGTGCAGGGCGATGTTCACTGGCTCGCCGGTGTGTTGATCACCATCGACATCACCCTGGCCGGGCTGTTCTGGGCGCTGGCGCCGGATGAGGACGTGCTGGCGCGGCTGGTCCGCAAGACCCTGTTCATCGGACTGTTTGCTTTCATTATCGGCAACTTCAACGGGCTGGCACGGATCATCTATGAATCCTTTGCCGGGCTCGGCATCGAGGCCGGCGGTGGTCATCTCACCCAGGCGCAGCTTCTCCAGCCCGGTCGGCTGGCGCAGGTCGGCATCGATGCCGGCAAGCCGATCCTGACCTCGATCTCCTCGCTGGTCGGGTTTGTCGCCATCTTCAACAATGCGATCCAGATCGCGGTGCTACTGATTGCCTGGCTGATCGTGGTCATCAGCTTCTTCGTCATGGCGATTCAGCTCTTCGTGGCGCTGATCGAGTTCAAGCTGACCACGCTCGCCGGGTTCGTACTGGTGCCGTTCGGCCTGTTCGGCCGCACCGCCTTCCTCGCCGAGAAGGTGCTGGGCAACGTGGTGTCGTCCGGGATCAAGGTGCTGATGCTGGCCGTCATCGTCGGCATCGGCTCGACGGTGTTCGGCCAGTTCACCAGCGGTTTCAATAATCCGCCCACCATCAATGATGCGCTGACCCTGATTCTCGCCTCCCTGACCTTGCTCGGCCTGACCGTGTTCGGCCCGGCATTGGCCAACGGCCTGATCGCCGGAGGTCCGCAACTGGGCGCGGGCTCCGCCGTCGCCACTGCGGCCGGGGTGGTCGGCGCTGGTGTGGCGGCCGCGTCGGGTGCTGGTCTTGCCGTGGGGGCTGCGGCAGCCGCCGTGCGTGGCGGCGCCTTTGTCGCCGGCGGCACCACCGCCGCCTATCGCGCTGGCGGCGCGGCCGGTGTCGCCAGGACTGGATTGTCTGCCGCCGCCAGTCCGTTGCGCAGGGCGGCGGCCAGTGTCCGCACCAGCTATCAGGCCGGCGGGGCGGCCGCGACCGGCGGCGCTGGTGGTGCGACCGCTTCGGGTGCTGGTGGCGGTGGAGCGGGTGCGGCCGGCAAACCACCGGCCTGGGCCAGCCGGATGCAGCGCAACAACCGGATCAAGGGCGGGGCTGATGCCGCCGCGCAGGCGATCAAGGGCGGAGACCGGCCCAGCGGTGGCCATGACGTCGATCTCTCGGAAGGAGAATAA
- the trbK-alt gene encoding putative entry exclusion protein TrbK-alt: MRWRRPDAPTMGRAIGIILLIALLMASALHARREAERDQASHAAVVMQSDHDALASDLARCQALGMKADGDPACVAIWAESRKRFFSPDVTR, translated from the coding sequence ATGCGCTGGCGTCGACCCGATGCGCCGACGATGGGGCGGGCGATCGGCATTATTCTGCTGATCGCCCTGCTCATGGCATCGGCCCTGCACGCCCGCCGGGAAGCGGAGCGGGACCAGGCGTCGCATGCGGCAGTGGTTATGCAATCGGACCATGACGCACTCGCCTCGGATCTGGCGCGCTGTCAGGCGCTGGGCATGAAGGCCGACGGCGATCCGGCTTGTGTCGCGATCTGGGCCGAGAGTCGCAAGCGCTTCTTCTCGCCCGACGTGACACGGTGA
- a CDS encoding TrbC/VirB2 family protein, with product MTSMIALRHRFAVAGATLSLALLSAPAYASGSSMPWETPLNEILESVQGPVAKIISVIIITVTGLTLAFGETSGGFRRLIQIVFGLSIAFAASSFFLSFFSFSGGALI from the coding sequence ATGACAAGCATGATTGCCCTGCGCCACCGCTTTGCCGTGGCTGGCGCCACCCTCTCGCTCGCCCTGCTGTCGGCGCCGGCCTACGCCTCGGGCTCCAGCATGCCGTGGGAAACCCCGCTCAACGAGATCCTGGAATCCGTGCAGGGGCCGGTGGCCAAGATCATCTCGGTGATCATCATTACCGTGACCGGTCTGACCCTGGCCTTCGGCGAGACGTCGGGCGGCTTCCGCCGCCTGATCCAGATCGTCTTCGGCCTGTCGATCGCCTTCGCCGCGTCCAGCTTCTTCCTGTCCTTCTTCTCCTTCTCGGGCGGGGCACTCATCTGA